TCTCTGATGCCTGGCTGCAACGCTTTGGCGGAACCGCTCGTCTGTATGGCCAGGCGGCGCTACAGCTTTTTGCTGAGGCTCACGTCTGCGTGATTGGCATCGGCGGCGTTGGCTCGTGGGCGGCAGAGGCGCTGGCGCGTACCGGAATAGGGGCTATCACCCTTATCGATATGGACGACGTTTGTGTCACCAACACTAACCGTCAAATCCACGCTTTGAAGGACAACGTCGGGCAGGCCAAAACGGAAGTCATGGCCGCACGTATCAAAGAGATCAACCCGGAGTGCCGCGTCACGGTGGTGGATGACTTTATTACCGCCGATAACGCAGCTGAGCTGCTTAATCAGGGATTTAGCTACGTTATTGACGCGATTGATAGCGTGCGCCCAAAAGCGGCGCTGATTGCTTATTGTCGCCGCTACAAGATCCCGCTAGTCACCACCGGCGGCGCGGGTGGGCAGATAGATCCGACGCAGATCCAGGTCAGCGATCTGGCTAAAACCATTCAGGA
This region of Cedecea lapagei genomic DNA includes:
- the tcdA gene encoding tRNA cyclic N6-threonylcarbamoyladenosine(37) synthase TcdA, with translation MSVVLSDAWLQRFGGTARLYGQAALQLFAEAHVCVIGIGGVGSWAAEALARTGIGAITLIDMDDVCVTNTNRQIHALKDNVGQAKTEVMAARIKEINPECRVTVVDDFITADNAAELLNQGFSYVIDAIDSVRPKAALIAYCRRYKIPLVTTGGAGGQIDPTQIQVSDLAKTIQDPLAAKLRERLKSDFGVVKNSKGKLGVDCVFSTEALVYPQADGSVCTMKSTAEGPKRMDCASGFGAATMVTASFGFVAVSHVLKKMMAKSARAAC